CCTGGGTATCAAGGTTATTGAGCCATAAGGAAAGAATATTGAGTCGGTTTCCGATATCATCATGAATCATGACTGCAATTCTTTTTCTTTCTTCTTCCTGGGCTTTGATGTTTTCCAGTACTAATTTTTTCTGATGAAGAACTTCCGCCTCATGCTGTACATTTTTCTCTTTAATTATTCTGGTTATAAAAGCTCTGTAAGCTAACAGAATAAAGGATACTATAACTGTTATGGTAACAATTATAAGGATCAGCAGATTGATATTTAAAGTTACTTCTTTAATTTGAAAAAAGTGTATAAAAATGAACAGTACAAAATACTCGAAAGAATATTATTGGCACTGAGAATAATATAATAATCGTTTTCTGACAGATTCGCTATCTGGTGCTGGATGATAAAGATAAATACAGAGACTGAGTAATAGAAGAAAATACTGGCATCTACAAGAAGAAAACGGTTCTGCAAAGATGTATTCTTAATCTCACGGATCAGGGTAAATCCGGAAAGACAGATAATGATAATATTGGAAACCACTTTCGCGATATCGGCATTTCCAGGATAGTCAAATCCATATTTCGAGATCATAAAACCTGCCGCGATCAGTGCGGTACCTCCAAGAACAGATTTTGGTAAGTCCAGTTTTCTGATAAATAAACCAGTCAGTAGAAAAAACTCTCCTGCAATGTACAAAGGATAAAGAAATGAAGTATCATTCAATCTGAAGATATAAGGCAGAGCAAGATTCAGCAGCTCAATAAAAAAAAGAAAAGCAATACAATGAAAATACTGCTTTTCTTTATGATTTAATATGCGGTATTTTGCTGCTCCCAGCAGTATAACAGATAGGAGCAGTGCATAATTCAGGAATAAAATTGCCTTATAAAGTCCAGCCATTCCTTAGTTTATCATTTTTAAAATTCGCCTCCAACTTCTACATCCGGTATACGGCAGATCGGCGGACATGGTTTTGCCCAGTCGTAAGTATTGGAAATTGATTCGGCTCCAAGTTCTGCACTCCTAAGATTTTCACGGAAAGAGATAAAAATAAGCGTTACCAACATTTTCCCGTAAATGTCATTGTATCTGATTCCAAAAGAACAGGTAATACCTGCTAAACCATCATCTGAAAGGCAAAGGTCTGCTGTAGGAACATAGAATTTTCTGAAAATTCCACTTCCTTGATTTTCTCTGGTCTCTTTATAAAACCAATCCATCCCTTGATTTCTCCAGCGTTCAATAGCATCTACGGCTTTATCCTGCTCAAGAATTGGGGTATTGGAAACCGGAAGTCCCATATTGGCATTTTTTTCCATGCTCTCAAGATCTTTAGACAGAACCGCATTTCTAATAAGCGTATATTCTTGGATTTCCTGGAGTCTCAGATCTTTTTCCAGCTCGGTAAGGAAGCTGTATGGATATTCTTTTACATCTATTTTTACCCCATCGTTATTCATAGGATAAAAGATAAGAATCAATCGGTCTCTGTAAATTCCTACTGCCGCACAGAAGTCTTTATAATCCTTAAACCCCTTCATCCATTCAAGGTGCTCTCTGGAAATATTAAAAACATAGTTGGTAGGGATAAGTTTTTGAATTTTGGAAAAGTCAGCAAGAGATGCTTTCCACTGGTTTGACGCTGCTCTACATTCTTCTACAGGCAGCATATAGTCTACAATGTTTAATGTTGACATAAGCATAGTTTTTAGTCGTATAAAAATATACAAACTAAACATGCTATGCAAGAGGATTTTAATTAATAATTTTTCACAGTAATATGATAACAGCTCTGTTGCTTCTCTTTGATATAATATATTCTACCAGCCTTCTCATAATACTTTAAAACTTTCTCCAGAGCAGCTTCCATTTTCGGATTGTATTTTAAAACATTGTTGAACCTAATATAAGAAATGTCAAAAGAGTTCCCATAATTATGAGAACTAATTCCTAATGAGGCATTAGAATTCACTCTTCTCAGCCTGCACTGGTCTTCAAGAGTTCTGGTAATGGAGGAAACAGTAAATGTACCGCCTTTTGTGTCCTTGCTGAACTTGGAACCTATTTTTTCCAAGGTAGTTTTTGCTTTGGATACCATATAAGCCCTACTATAATCAAGTCTCTGAACCTGATATCCTTTACCGGATTTTTTTATTTTGTGGAATTTCCCTTTGTTGATATATTTCTGTATGGTTTTGGAATCTTTCAGCAATTGTACCCCAAAACTCTTTGAGGCATCAAGATGAGGTTTATAAAGTGGCGTAGGCTCAACCTTCAATACAGTGGCAAGATCATAGCAGGGAAAAGCTTTTTTAGCTGTCTGCGAATAATGTAAACTATAAATAAAAGGTACAAAGACCACACAAAGAAACTTTCTCATTCACCATCCTTTAAAATTACAAATGAAAGATAAAACATTTATGTTATATCTTTCAAAACCTACGATAATACTCTCTAAATAAATCCCAAACAAACTTTACACCAAATTACAGATTTTGCAATTTTTGTTCCCACTTTTTTGAAATATTTTTTCAGTTTTTGCTTTTTACTTTAAGATTTAAATTTTACATTTGAGATACTTTAAACAATAAACAACATGATAAAAAAACTTTTCGCTGAATTTTTCGGCACATTTTGGCTTGTTTTCGGAGGGTGTGGAAGCGCTGTTTTCGCAGCTGGTGTTCCAGACATTGGCATCGGACTTTTAGGAGTTGCCTTGGCCTTCGGTCTTACTGTTCTTACGATGGCTTACGCTGTGGGTCATATCTCAGGAGGGCATTTTAATCCGGCTGTTTCTTTCGGACTTTTAGCGGGAGGAAGATTTCCTGCAAAAGACCTTGTTCCTTACATTGTAGCCCAGTGTCTGGGAGCAATTGTAGCAGCAGGATGCCTATATACGATCCTTAACGGTGCCGGAGCGGTGGAATTCTCAAAACCCGGAGATTTCGCCACAAACTTTTACGGAGAGGCCGTTTACAATGGAAAAGCTTTCAGTATGGGAGCTGCATTTCTTGCTGAATTCTTACTCACTGCTTTTTTCCTAATTGTAATCATGGGAGCTACAGACAAATGGGCTAACGGTAAATTTGCCGGTCTTGCCATTGGTCTTGCTCTTACTTTGATTCACCTGATTTCTATCCCGATTACGAATACTTCTGTAAACCCTGCAAGATCACTTTCTCAGGCA
This region of Chryseobacterium culicis genomic DNA includes:
- a CDS encoding DUF5715 family protein — encoded protein: MRKFLCVVFVPFIYSLHYSQTAKKAFPCYDLATVLKVEPTPLYKPHLDASKSFGVQLLKDSKTIQKYINKGKFHKIKKSGKGYQVQRLDYSRAYMVSKAKTTLEKIGSKFSKDTKGGTFTVSSITRTLEDQCRLRRVNSNASLGISSHNYGNSFDISYIRFNNVLKYNPKMEAALEKVLKYYEKAGRIYYIKEKQQSCYHITVKNY
- the aqpZ gene encoding aquaporin Z; translated protein: MKKLFAEFFGTFWLVFGGCGSAVFAAGVPDIGIGLLGVALAFGLTVLTMAYAVGHISGGHFNPAVSFGLLAGGRFPAKDLVPYIVAQCLGAIVAAGCLYTILNGAGAVEFSKPGDFATNFYGEAVYNGKAFSMGAAFLAEFLLTAFFLIVIMGATDKWANGKFAGLAIGLALTLIHLISIPITNTSVNPARSLSQAVFMGGIAMSQLWLFWVAPILGGVVGGLIYKFLLQRDTAEIAD